One stretch of Deinococcus ficus DNA includes these proteins:
- a CDS encoding ArsR/SmtB family transcription factor produces MKPEHVLTTKAELAALADPVRLLTVRLLVTREATLTQLAQYLGLRPSALHYHLKKLQTAGLIEVTRHDDTGKHYRATAMVVNVNPAMPFTEQADLSALPPEPMQRASEQRRTGAYLHLSDAQYDAFWQEVQDLHARYAALQDPEAPRRATESVALTLPDPENV; encoded by the coding sequence ATGAAGCCCGAGCATGTCCTGACCACCAAAGCCGAACTGGCCGCACTGGCCGACCCGGTGCGCCTCCTCACCGTGCGGCTGCTCGTCACCCGCGAGGCGACCCTCACCCAACTCGCCCAGTACCTCGGCCTGCGCCCCAGCGCCCTGCACTACCACCTGAAGAAACTGCAGACCGCCGGCCTGATCGAGGTGACCCGCCACGACGACACCGGCAAGCACTACCGCGCCACCGCGATGGTCGTCAACGTCAACCCGGCCATGCCGTTCACCGAGCAGGCCGACCTGAGCGCCCTGCCGCCCGAACCCATGCAGCGGGCCAGCGAGCAGCGCCGCACGGGCGCGTACCTGCACCTGAGCGACGCGCAGTACGACGCGTTCTGGCAGGAAGTGCAGGACCTTCACGCCCGCTACGCCGCCCTGCAGGACCCTGAGGCCCCCCGCCGCGCCACCGAGAGTGTCGCCCTGACCCTGCCCGACCCGGAGAACGTATGA
- a CDS encoding universal stress protein: MTPRILIPTQDLAPDDPALRCARLNFPEAEVHLLHVVDLLPPLDLLADVGDTALTQARDLLDVLGPGEVVVADQPAGVILDRARSGAFDLIVMGTERRGRLERFFLGSVAEAVVRESPIPVLTVRAPADRLTRIRRVTLLHDFSPSAERALGTVRTLWPGAAVTLLHALDPESLHTPFPVTIPEGGSAADQFIHRNQAWRQGAQRQLDALGGGEVVQGEPAELALDRARTGQTDLLALGTVSRTGVGRLLFGSVAQRVVRESPVPVLTARAAPERR, from the coding sequence GTGACACCGCGCATCCTGATTCCCACCCAGGACCTCGCCCCGGACGACCCCGCCCTCCGGTGTGCCCGCCTGAACTTCCCCGAGGCGGAAGTGCACCTGCTGCACGTCGTGGACCTGCTGCCCCCGCTGGATCTGCTCGCCGACGTCGGTGACACGGCCCTCACGCAGGCCCGCGACCTCCTGGACGTCCTGGGCCCTGGGGAGGTGGTCGTTGCCGATCAGCCCGCGGGCGTCATCCTCGACCGCGCCCGCAGCGGAGCGTTCGACCTGATCGTGATGGGCACCGAACGCAGGGGCCGGCTGGAACGCTTCTTCCTGGGATCGGTCGCCGAGGCGGTCGTCCGCGAGTCGCCCATCCCGGTGCTGACCGTGCGCGCCCCAGCGGACCGCCTCACCCGGATCCGCCGCGTCACGCTGCTGCACGACTTCTCCCCCTCGGCCGAGCGGGCGCTGGGCACCGTGCGGACCCTCTGGCCCGGCGCGGCCGTGACGCTCCTGCACGCCCTGGACCCCGAAAGCCTGCACACGCCCTTCCCGGTCACCATCCCGGAAGGGGGCAGCGCTGCCGATCAGTTCATTCACCGCAACCAGGCCTGGCGCCAGGGAGCGCAGCGCCAGCTGGACGCGCTGGGCGGCGGGGAGGTCGTGCAGGGCGAACCGGCCGAGCTGGCCCTCGACCGGGCGCGCACCGGCCAGACCGACCTGCTCGCTCTGGGCACCGTCTCCAGAACCGGAGTGGGCCGCCTGCTGTTCGGTTCGGTCGCGCAGCGCGTGGTGCGGGAATCTCCGGTGCCCGTCCTCACCGCCCGCGCCGCCCCGGAACGCCGCTGA
- a CDS encoding tyrosine-type recombinase/integrase: MTLAVYQADALTQLREWTNLHDDELRRRAVQAAGEKDVNALVSLTRAYLTQQGQSGVLTSPRTVEAYALGVRQFLEYADTQAVNLLRPGRHDAPGYVAAMLAAGRKPAGVQLKVAAAGCLYRALRWAGATEADPFRDVKVPKDRTPGIVKRPPYSEDDLHDVLEKAGVHEKFLLFLTAHAGLRISEALSLEWEDLDETARRIHVRSGKGRKGRIVAMSTSLARAARHYRALYGPGGPEHSDGRRATPGTHVFRYGSKQTARYHLDKAFRAAGVPFRGFHAGRKYAGTRLIQQIRDFGRVAAHLGHESVDTTRRGYAQLAADDLKNDLTGW, translated from the coding sequence GTGACCCTCGCCGTCTATCAGGCCGACGCGCTCACCCAGTTGCGGGAGTGGACCAACCTCCACGACGACGAACTGCGCCGCCGCGCCGTGCAGGCCGCCGGGGAAAAGGACGTAAACGCGCTGGTCAGCCTGACCCGGGCGTACCTGACGCAGCAGGGCCAGAGTGGCGTGCTCACCAGCCCGCGCACGGTGGAGGCGTACGCACTGGGCGTGCGGCAGTTCCTGGAGTACGCCGACACGCAGGCCGTGAACCTGCTGCGGCCCGGGCGGCACGACGCCCCGGGGTACGTGGCCGCCATGCTGGCCGCCGGGCGCAAACCCGCGGGCGTGCAGCTCAAGGTCGCGGCGGCCGGGTGCCTGTACCGGGCGCTGCGCTGGGCCGGCGCGACGGAAGCCGACCCGTTCCGGGACGTGAAGGTCCCCAAGGACCGCACGCCCGGCATCGTGAAGCGCCCCCCGTACTCCGAGGACGACCTGCACGACGTGCTGGAGAAAGCGGGCGTGCACGAGAAGTTCCTGCTGTTCCTCACGGCGCACGCGGGGTTGCGGATCAGCGAGGCCCTGAGCCTGGAATGGGAGGACCTGGACGAGACGGCGCGGCGCATTCACGTGCGCAGCGGCAAGGGCCGCAAAGGCCGGATCGTGGCGATGAGCACCAGTCTGGCCCGCGCGGCCCGGCACTACCGCGCGCTGTACGGGCCGGGCGGGCCGGAGCACTCGGATGGCCGGCGGGCCACGCCGGGCACGCACGTGTTCCGGTACGGCAGCAAGCAGACGGCGCGGTACCATCTGGACAAGGCGTTCCGGGCGGCGGGCGTGCCGTTCCGGGGCTTTCACGCCGGGCGGAAGTACGCGGGGACGCGCCTGATTCAGCAGATCCGGGATTTCGGTCGGGTGGCGGCGCACCTGGGGCATGAGAGCGTGGACACCACCCGGCGCGGGTACGCGCAGCTGGCGGCCGACGACCTGAAGAACGACCTGACCGGCTGGTGA
- a CDS encoding sensor domain-containing diguanylate cyclase encodes MAGAPLPENEAVRLLDLARYHILDTQAEEAFDRITRLAAQVLRVPVAVLNFVDENRQWGKAMVGLEDSEAPREHSFCAWTILQDGPFVVHNAPADPRFRDNPMVTGAPHIHLYAGAPLITPAGQRIGTLCVTDDQPHTLDEQDLQALQDLAALAMTELELRAHVHVLTGHLSGREAYEAELRQTLEHARTLEGVQELGDLPLFPRELAHQTAALLTGALSSDWAALLVLRGAEAHGEWLPVRLPPDLAGLAGHFQALGQAVTGGLAHLTAPAYLDPYAAHPGARPDATTAGVQAVAWVPMGAWDGQTFVLMTARVSAERRSGWRASDRALLDAAARSVRVAVQRQTTLRSLEQEARRDALTRLLNRRAFDEDLHAHASGGPFTLALIDLDGFKAINDTEGHGAGDVVLRLFGSALESQLEKGQAAYRLGGDEFVLLLPGTCSDDAVHELVDVAVLAAQQGTVGRIGASVGVARQAPGEDVQATLARADARMYAAKRQRQARRRERLT; translated from the coding sequence ATGGCCGGCGCCCCCCTTCCCGAGAACGAGGCGGTGCGCCTCCTCGACCTGGCGCGGTACCACATCCTGGACACCCAGGCGGAGGAAGCTTTCGACCGGATCACGCGCCTCGCGGCCCAGGTGCTGCGGGTGCCGGTGGCCGTGCTGAACTTCGTGGACGAGAACCGCCAGTGGGGCAAGGCGATGGTCGGCCTGGAGGATAGCGAGGCGCCCCGCGAGCATTCCTTCTGCGCGTGGACGATCCTGCAGGACGGGCCGTTCGTCGTGCACAACGCCCCCGCGGACCCGCGCTTCCGCGACAACCCGATGGTGACGGGCGCGCCGCACATTCACCTGTACGCCGGGGCGCCCCTGATCACCCCGGCCGGGCAGCGGATCGGGACGCTCTGCGTCACCGACGACCAGCCTCATACCCTGGACGAGCAGGACCTGCAGGCTCTGCAGGACCTCGCGGCGCTCGCCATGACCGAACTCGAACTCCGGGCGCACGTTCACGTGCTCACCGGTCACCTCAGCGGCCGGGAGGCGTACGAGGCGGAACTGCGCCAGACGCTGGAGCACGCCCGCACGCTGGAGGGCGTGCAGGAGCTGGGCGACCTGCCGCTGTTCCCCAGGGAACTCGCGCATCAGACTGCCGCCCTGCTCACCGGCGCCCTGAGTTCCGACTGGGCGGCCCTGCTGGTCCTGCGAGGCGCAGAGGCGCACGGGGAATGGCTGCCCGTGCGCCTGCCTCCGGACCTCGCCGGGCTGGCCGGGCACTTTCAGGCGCTGGGTCAGGCCGTGACGGGTGGCCTGGCGCACCTGACCGCGCCGGCGTACCTGGACCCGTACGCCGCGCATCCCGGCGCGCGGCCGGACGCGACCACGGCGGGCGTGCAGGCGGTCGCCTGGGTGCCGATGGGCGCCTGGGACGGGCAGACCTTCGTGCTGATGACTGCCCGGGTCAGTGCCGAGCGGCGGTCCGGCTGGCGGGCGAGTGACCGCGCCCTGCTGGACGCCGCAGCGCGCAGCGTCCGGGTGGCCGTGCAGCGGCAGACCACCCTGCGGTCATTGGAGCAGGAGGCGCGGCGTGACGCCCTGACCCGGCTGCTCAACCGCCGGGCGTTCGACGAAGACCTGCACGCCCACGCGTCCGGCGGGCCCTTCACCCTGGCCCTGATCGACCTGGACGGCTTCAAGGCCATCAACGACACCGAGGGGCACGGGGCGGGGGACGTGGTGCTGCGGCTGTTCGGCAGCGCCCTCGAGTCGCAACTGGAGAAGGGCCAGGCCGCGTACCGGCTGGGCGGGGACGAGTTCGTGCTGTTGCTGCCCGGGACGTGCAGCGACGACGCCGTGCACGAACTCGTGGACGTGGCCGTGCTCGCCGCCCAGCAGGGCACGGTCGGCCGGATCGGGGCGAGCGTGGGCGTCGCGCGGCAGGCCCCGGGGGAGGACGTGCAGGCCACCCTCGCCCGCGCCGATGCGCGCATGTACGCCGCGAAACGGCAGCGGCAGGCCCGGCGGCGCGAGCGCCTCACCTGA
- a CDS encoding putative bifunctional diguanylate cyclase/phosphodiesterase: MNSSRSTLEHMTTVLMGLPFPAALMDGEGTFLTVNGSWISQENDYPASGISSGPGGNLLALCLYAGTNGGLHAHAAILRVLQGQEDSLVLPYGGTEHSRSRPLELHIGRLPASEPLFLVRIHDASAEQFERDRTRLLDLMTQGRPRQELLQEIAQMVEHLHPAGRCAVLLLDGHTLRVGAAPRIPEAFLSGFDGLDVRERLAALPAVPGAEYTQDLSQHPYWGPYLQAGDMQAFPVCASLPVFDRSQRLVGALALCLPADAPISDTTGELLKQAQHLTSIVIEHDALIRELEHRALHDDLTGLPNRALFDDRLQRELDRAAPEGRPVAVLFLDIDDFKAINDAGGHNTGDAVLGEVARRLRACLKPGETLARFAGDEFVAILPDTAAPEAVERAAGMSDALRGGFTVAGRDVFIMMSIGIAVSTGSDGDAQTLQRHADVAMYRAKTLRTGTELFESELPQRATQRLELLSHLRRAEELGELALHFQPQMNLDTGQPVGAEALIRWQHPQLGLVSPAEFIPLAEDSGLIIPIGRWVLAEACRQGLHLLGRAPGLARIAVNVSALQFAREDFVDMVAEVLRDTRFPPQCLELELTERIVMRDVDSAVRRMQALRDLGVSIALDDFGTGFSSLSYLPNLPLNVLKIDRSFVAGAADGRTLPIVRAIMSMAEQFGFDVIAEGIETAGHVQAMLDVGCRFGQGYHFARPAPADALWPAPVPGPRR; the protein is encoded by the coding sequence ATGAACTCGTCCCGCAGCACGCTGGAGCACATGACGACGGTCCTGATGGGCCTGCCGTTCCCCGCGGCCCTGATGGACGGCGAGGGCACCTTCCTCACCGTGAACGGTTCCTGGATCTCCCAGGAGAACGACTACCCGGCCTCCGGCATCAGTTCCGGCCCGGGCGGCAACCTGCTCGCCCTGTGCCTGTATGCCGGCACGAACGGCGGTCTGCACGCCCACGCCGCGATCCTGCGCGTCCTGCAGGGCCAGGAGGACAGTCTGGTCCTGCCGTACGGCGGGACCGAACACTCCCGGTCCCGGCCGCTGGAACTGCACATCGGGCGCCTGCCGGCCAGCGAGCCGCTGTTCCTGGTCCGCATTCACGACGCGTCCGCCGAGCAGTTCGAACGCGACCGCACCCGGCTGCTCGACCTGATGACGCAGGGCCGCCCGCGCCAGGAACTGCTGCAGGAGATCGCGCAGATGGTCGAACACCTCCACCCCGCCGGCCGCTGCGCGGTGCTGCTCCTCGACGGTCACACCCTCCGGGTCGGCGCGGCCCCCCGCATTCCCGAGGCGTTCCTGAGCGGCTTCGACGGCCTGGACGTCCGCGAGCGGCTGGCGGCCCTGCCGGCCGTGCCCGGCGCCGAGTACACCCAGGACCTCTCGCAGCATCCGTACTGGGGTCCGTACCTGCAGGCAGGCGACATGCAGGCCTTCCCGGTGTGCGCGTCCCTGCCGGTGTTCGACCGCAGCCAGCGTCTGGTGGGGGCGCTGGCGCTGTGCCTGCCGGCGGACGCGCCCATCAGCGACACCACCGGGGAGCTGCTCAAGCAGGCGCAGCACCTCACGTCCATCGTGATCGAACACGACGCGCTGATCCGCGAACTCGAACACCGGGCGCTGCACGACGACCTGACCGGCCTGCCCAACCGCGCCCTGTTCGATGACCGGCTTCAGCGTGAGCTGGACCGCGCCGCGCCCGAAGGCCGGCCCGTGGCGGTGCTGTTTCTCGACATCGACGACTTCAAGGCCATCAACGACGCCGGCGGGCACAACACCGGCGACGCCGTGCTCGGCGAGGTGGCCCGGCGCCTGCGGGCCTGCCTGAAACCCGGGGAGACCCTCGCGCGGTTCGCCGGGGACGAGTTCGTCGCCATCCTGCCGGACACCGCCGCGCCCGAGGCGGTCGAGCGGGCCGCGGGGATGAGCGACGCGCTGCGTGGGGGCTTCACGGTCGCCGGACGGGACGTGTTCATCATGATGTCCATCGGCATCGCCGTGTCCACCGGCAGCGACGGCGACGCGCAGACCCTGCAAAGGCACGCGGACGTCGCCATGTACCGCGCCAAGACGCTGCGCACCGGCACCGAACTGTTCGAGTCCGAGCTGCCGCAGCGGGCCACGCAGCGCCTGGAGTTGCTGTCGCACCTGCGCCGCGCCGAGGAACTCGGCGAGCTCGCGCTGCACTTCCAGCCGCAGATGAACCTCGACACCGGCCAGCCCGTCGGCGCCGAGGCCCTGATCCGCTGGCAGCACCCGCAACTCGGCCTGGTCTCCCCGGCGGAGTTCATTCCCCTGGCGGAGGACAGCGGCCTGATCATCCCGATCGGCCGCTGGGTGCTGGCCGAGGCGTGCCGGCAGGGCCTCCACCTGCTGGGCCGCGCGCCGGGCCTGGCGCGCATCGCCGTGAACGTCTCGGCGCTGCAGTTCGCCCGGGAGGACTTCGTGGACATGGTCGCGGAGGTGCTGCGCGACACCCGCTTCCCGCCCCAATGCCTGGAACTGGAACTCACCGAACGGATCGTGATGCGCGACGTGGACAGCGCTGTGCGGCGCATGCAGGCGCTGCGGGATCTGGGCGTGTCGATCGCCCTGGACGATTTCGGAACGGGCTTTTCCAGCCTCAGTTACCTGCCGAACCTGCCGCTGAACGTCCTGAAGATCGACCGGTCCTTCGTGGCGGGTGCCGCCGACGGCCGGACCCTGCCGATCGTGCGGGCCATCATGTCCATGGCCGAGCAGTTCGGCTTCGACGTGATCGCCGAAGGCATCGAGACCGCCGGGCACGTGCAGGCCATGCTGGACGTCGGCTGCCGCTTCGGGCAGGGGTACCACTTCGCGCGCCCGGCACCCGCCGACGCCCTGTGGCCCGCCCCGGTGCCCGGTCCGCGCCGCTGA
- a CDS encoding DUF6745 domain-containing protein, whose amino-acid sequence MFRVQSGRHLVRSTRQDGPQPSPQRPARPEPASTAGAPAPALTAPAALTPVSPQEARALLRQASPPAALAVSGPLNLSGSAWLRILPDWLRCEALIVDDCPHLTALPADLHAGRVSARRCPELREVTGRLSVREGLNLSGSGVRTIHADLHATRLTLARCRDLINLAGTISVSHLDVRGCAGLRDLPPSLHVTQTLDVADSGLTALPPHIRAGLRWNDVPVEPKVAFTPELLTGHDVLRVRNVQRRRVLLDRIGVEKFLADVGGLILDRDEDAGGQRQLVRVPFDDDEDLVAVVVRCPSTGGTYALRVPPHLRTCRDAVAWTAGLSASEYHPVQEA is encoded by the coding sequence ATGTTCCGGGTTCAGAGCGGCCGGCACCTGGTGCGCTCCACGCGCCAGGACGGCCCTCAACCCTCCCCTCAGCGGCCCGCCCGCCCGGAACCGGCTTCCACCGCCGGCGCCCCCGCACCCGCCCTGACCGCCCCCGCGGCCCTCACGCCGGTCAGTCCGCAGGAGGCCCGCGCCCTGCTGCGGCAGGCGTCCCCACCGGCCGCCCTGGCCGTCAGCGGCCCCCTGAACCTCAGCGGCAGCGCCTGGCTGCGCATCCTGCCCGACTGGCTGAGATGCGAGGCGCTGATCGTGGACGACTGCCCGCACCTCACCGCCCTGCCCGCCGACCTGCACGCCGGTCGCGTCTCCGCGCGCCGCTGCCCGGAACTGCGCGAGGTGACCGGCCGGCTCAGCGTCCGCGAGGGCCTGAACCTCAGCGGCAGCGGCGTGCGCACCATTCACGCCGACCTGCACGCCACCCGCCTGACCCTGGCCCGCTGCCGCGACCTGATCAACCTGGCCGGCACGATCAGCGTCTCTCACCTGGACGTGCGCGGTTGCGCCGGCCTGCGGGACCTGCCGCCCAGCCTGCACGTCACGCAGACCCTGGACGTCGCCGACAGCGGCCTGACCGCCCTGCCCCCACACATCCGCGCCGGCCTGCGCTGGAACGACGTGCCGGTCGAGCCCAAGGTGGCCTTCACGCCGGAACTGCTGACCGGGCACGACGTGCTGCGCGTGCGCAACGTGCAGCGCCGCCGCGTGCTGCTCGACCGCATCGGCGTGGAGAAGTTCCTCGCGGACGTCGGCGGCCTGATCCTCGACCGGGACGAGGACGCCGGCGGGCAGCGGCAGCTCGTGCGCGTCCCCTTCGACGACGACGAGGACCTGGTCGCCGTGGTGGTCCGCTGCCCGTCCACCGGCGGCACCTACGCCCTGCGCGTCCCCCCCCACCTGCGCACCTGCCGGGACGCGGTCGCCTGGACCGCGGGCCTCTCCGCCAGCGAGTACCATCCCGTGCAGGAAGCCTGA